In Herbinix luporum, a single window of DNA contains:
- the rpsU gene encoding 30S ribosomal protein S21 has translation MSNVIVKENETLDSALRRFKRNCAKAGIQQEIRKREHYEKPSVRRKKKSEAARKRKY, from the coding sequence ATGTCAAATGTTATTGTGAAAGAAAATGAAACATTAGATAGTGCTCTCCGCAGATTTAAAAGAAACTGCGCGAAAGCCGGTATCCAACAGGAAATCCGTAAGAGGGAGCATTATGAAAAACCAAGTGTAAGACGTAAGAAAAAGTCTGAAGCTGCTAGAAAGCGTAAATATTAA